The Malus domestica chromosome 10, GDT2T_hap1 genome contains a region encoding:
- the LOC139187492 gene encoding disease resistance-like protein DSC1, translating into MGLRSRKYLHQLDIWLASRNCKNLLNLPRAICNLKSLGYLSASGCSKIDQLPGDMDHLEALCWGPTMTEPLVSMKNLKRLVFKTNSNIAACGSDGKARDGWGLRCLFGLEKSRPDPSPCWRLVLSSLNRLCSLTELSLENCNLQEGDIPDDIGCLSLLGVLYLSRNNFVSLPESFRRLSKLFSLDLEGCISLQKLPPLPSNRGLRVNLDNCTSLQRLSGPSSFYGDYVTCRNCIALVQDDDLINRILIFVIEGLKVVIPGSEIPEWFSNQSVGHSINVELPPPSCTNWLGIALCVVFQDPKQNLANPAALRHYDRFEIWYSDAHFSHRVLINRIGSAVSEHLWVFYLRRYRNQRREDCLQEQCLFETFFFDIEGQLKADLNMVKKCGARLVYEQDLKELNQKLLKRTRKYRDKATPSGPGSVSFNDTEKICKRRCN; encoded by the exons ATGGGACTGCGATCGAGAAAATACCTTCATCAATTGGACATCTGGTTGGCCTCAAGGAATTGCAAAAATCTCTTGAACCTTCCAAGGGCGATTTGTAATTTGAAGTCTCTTGGATATCTCAGTGCGAGTGGATGCTCAAAGATTGACCAACTCCCAGGAGACATGGATCACTTAGAGGCGCTTTGCTGGGGACCCACTATGACAGAGCCGCTTGTGAGCATGAAAAATCTCAAACGTCTAGTATTTAAGACAAATTCTAACATAGCCGCTTGTGGATCAGATGGTAAAGCAAGGGATGGGTGGGGCCTTCGCTGCTTATTTGGACTTGAAAAGAGTCGCCCTGATCCTTCTCCTTGTTGGCGTTTGGTGTTGTCTTCTCTAAATCGTTTATGCTCTTTGACAGAGTTATCTCTAGAGAATTGTAATCTCCAGGAGGGGGATATCCCCGATGATATTGGCTGCTTGTCCTTACTGGGAGTATTGTATCTTAGTAGAAATAATTTCGTCAGTCTACCTGAAAGCTTTAGACGCCTTTCTAAACTTTTCAGTCTTGATCTAGAGGGGTGTATAAGCCTTCAAAAATTGCCTCCTCTTCCATCAAACAGAGGACTAAGAGTAAATCTGGACAATTGCACTTCCTTACAAAGGTTGTCAGGTCCATCCAGTTTTTATGGTGATTATGTCACTTGCCGGAATTGCATTGCATTGGTTCAAGATGACGACTTGATTAATAGGATTCTAATATTTGTCATtgag GGATTGAAAGTTGTAATCCCTGGAAGTGAAATTCCAGAGTGGTTCAGTAATCAAAGTGTGGGACATTCAATAAATGTGGAGCTTCCTCCACCATCATGTACCAACTGGCTTGGGATTGCCTTATGTGTTGTTTTTCAAGACCCTAAGCAAAACTTGGCAAATCCAGCTGCCCTTCGTCATTATGATAGATTCGAAATTTGGTATTCAGATGCACATTTTAGCCATAGAGTTTTGATCAACCGCATAGGGTCTGCTGTGTCAGAACACCTTTGGGTATTTTATCTGCGTCGTTATAGAAATCAACGTCGTGAAGATTGTCTTCAGGAACAGTGTTTATtcgaaacttttttttttgatatCGAGGGACAACTAAAGGCAGACTTGAATATGGTGAAGAAGTGTGGGGCTCGTTTGGTGTACGAGCAAGATTTGAAAGAACTCAACCAAAAACTACTGAAACGAACACGCAAATATCGTGACAAGGCAACTCCAAGTGGACCTGGAAGTGTTAGCTTCAACGACACAGAAAAAATTTGCAAAAGGCGTTGTAACTAG
- the LOC103429469 gene encoding disease resistance protein Roq1 isoform X1, which yields MALTLSTNRASASFLFNESAPRWKYDVFLSFRGVDTRKGFVSHLHHELSKCQGITTFMDDRELQGGASIHVELPSAIKESHIAIVVLSPNYASSKWCLDELTTILQCMEARNSVLPVFYQTDPSDVGNQRGCFAEAFAEHEEKLISIEGKKKVLQWKADLKRVSKICGWTSKESKCESELIQKIVKSVWRKVQATLPLLDSSQKLVGVNFGLGQLSSLLAHDVNDVRFIGITGMGGIGKTTLAKLVYDRIFHHFEVHCFLGNLREVSNVDLQKRLLFPVLREKIEEIWDEEREIIFTKKCLRNKKVLLVLDDVDHINQLQVLAGNEDWFGMGSRIIITTRNERLLVQHDITLCHNVKVLDKGAALALFSLHAFKKNLPEDGFWELSTYFINYAGGLPLALETLGSALFKRRLDTWNSVWDNLSKTPNPAIFDKLKISYDGLEEWEKRIFLDVACFHKGKYTNEVIKMLDNSLGISSSSMIDVLIERSLIYQDHENCIRMHDLIQEMAWTVIVQESKEPGQRSRLWLYNDIDHIFTTNTGTGAIEAISLRLLKVEEVRQWNCEAFSKMDGLRFLEFDNLIFSSGPKFLPCSLRIINWSWYPSNFLPTSFRPHLLAKLEMRNSNLVRLWEGKWTYPT from the exons ATGGCATTGACTTTGAGCACCAATAGAGCCTCGGcatcttttcttttcaatgAATCAGCTCCTCGATGGAAGTATGATGTGTTTTTGAGTTTCAGGGGTGTAGACACCCGCAAGGGTTTTGTATCCCATTTACACCATGAATTGTCCAAGTGCCAAGGAATTACGACTTTCATGGACGATCGAGAGCTTCAAGGAGGAGCAAGTATTCATGTTGAGCTACCAAGTGCGATCAAAGAATCGCATATTGCAATTGTTGTTCTCTCACCAAACTATGCTTCTTCCAAATGGTGCTTGGATGAACTCACAACCATTCTTCAATGCATGGAAGCCAGGAACTCAGTTCTGCCGGTCTTTTATCAGACAGATCCATCTGACGTCGGAAATCAACGGGGATGTTTTGCCGAAGCCTTCGCGGAGCATGAAGAAAAGTTGATCAGTATCGAAGGCAAAAAGAAGGTGCTCCAATGGAAAGCTGATCTAAAGCGAGTGTCCAAAATTTGTGGTTGGACTTCGAAGGAATCTAA GTGTGAAAGTGAGCTTATACAAAAAATCGTTAAAAGTGTGTGGAGGAAAGTGCAAGCTACACTCCCGTTGTTAGATTCCTCACAAAAATTAGTTGGGGTTAATTTTGGGCTTGGGCAACTAAGTTCTCTATTAGCTCATGATGTCAATGATGTACGCTTTATAGGGATAACGGGGATGGGTGGCATAGGTAAGACAACCCTTGCTAAGCTTGTTTATGATAGAATCTTTCATCATTTTGAAGTTCACTGCTTTCTCGGCAACCTTAGAGAGGTTTCTAATGTTGATCTTCAAAAAAGACTTCTTTTCCCGGTGTTGAGGGAAAAGATTGAAGAAATTTGGGATGAAGAGCGCGAAATCATTTTCACTAAGAAGTGCTTGCGCAACAAAAAAGTTCTTCTTGTACTTGATGATGTGGATCACATAAACCAGCTACAAGTACTAGCTGGAAACGAAGATTGGTTTGGCATGGGAAGTAGAATTATCATTACAACTAGAAATGAACGTCTGCTAGTCCAGCATGACATAACATTATGTCATAATGTCAAAGTGTTAGATAAAGGCGCAGCTCTTGCACTGTTTAGCCTTCATGCCTTTAAGAAAAATCTGCCCGAGGATGGGTTTTGGGAACTGTCAACGTATTTCATTAATTATGCTGGAGGCCTTCCATTAGCTCTTGAAACTTTGGGGTCAGCATTGTTTAAGAGAAGGCTAGACACTTGGAATAGTGTGTGGGATAATCTGTCAAAAACTCCTAATCCAGCAATTTTTGATAAACTTAAAATAAGTTATGATGGACTAGAAGAGTGGGAGAAGAGAATTTTTCTCGACGTTGCATGTTTCCACAAAGGGAAGTACACGAATGAAGTAATTAAAATGCTAGATAATTCTCTTGGAATCTCTAGTAGTAGTATGATAGATGTACTAATTGAGAGATCTCTCATCTATCAAGATCATGAAAACTGCATACGGATGCATGATTTGATTCAAGAAATGGCATGGACAGTTATTGTTCAAGAGTCTAAAGAGCCTGGTCAACGTAGTAGGTTGTGGCTTTACAATGACATTGATCATATATTCACGACGAATACG GGAACAGGAGCAATTGAAGCCATATCCTTACGCCTGCTCAAAGTAGAAGAGGTACGCCAGTGGAATTGCGAAGCCTTCTCAAAGATGGATGGACTGAGGTTTTTGGAATTCGataatttgatattttcttCAGGCCCCAAATTTCTTCCATGTTCCTTGAGAATTATAAATTGGAGTTGGTATCCTTCTAATTTTCTTCCAACCAGCTTTCGCCCGCACTTGCTTGCTAAACTTGAGATGCGTAATAGCAATCTTGTTCGTCTATGGGAGGGAAAATG GACTTACCCAACTTAA
- the LOC103429469 gene encoding disease resistance protein Roq1 isoform X2, whose amino-acid sequence MALTLSTNRASASFLFNESAPRWKYDVFLSFRGVDTRKGFVSHLHHELSKCQGITTFMDDRELQGGASIHVELPSAIKESHIAIVVLSPNYASSKWCLDELTTILQCMEARNSVLPVFYQTDPSDVGNQRGCFAEAFAEHEEKLISIEGKKKVLQWKADLKRVSKICGWTSKESKCESELIQKIVKSVWRKVQATLPLLDSSQKLVGVNFGLGQLSSLLAHDVNDVRFIGITGMGGIGKTTLAKLVYDRIFHHFEVHCFLGNLREVSNVDLQKRLLFPVLREKIEEIWDEEREIIFTKKCLRNKKVLLVLDDVDHINQLQVLAGNEDWFGMGSRIIITTRNERLLVQHDITLCHNVKVLDKGAALALFSLHAFKKNLPEDGFWELSTYFINYAGGLPLALETLGSALFKRRLDTWNSVWDNLSKTPNPAIFDKLKISYDGLEEWEKRIFLDVACFHKGKYTNEVIKMLDNSLGISSSSMIDVLIERSLIYQDHENCIRMHDLIQEMAWTVIVQESKEPGQRSRLWLYNDIDHIFTTNTEQLKPYPYACSK is encoded by the exons ATGGCATTGACTTTGAGCACCAATAGAGCCTCGGcatcttttcttttcaatgAATCAGCTCCTCGATGGAAGTATGATGTGTTTTTGAGTTTCAGGGGTGTAGACACCCGCAAGGGTTTTGTATCCCATTTACACCATGAATTGTCCAAGTGCCAAGGAATTACGACTTTCATGGACGATCGAGAGCTTCAAGGAGGAGCAAGTATTCATGTTGAGCTACCAAGTGCGATCAAAGAATCGCATATTGCAATTGTTGTTCTCTCACCAAACTATGCTTCTTCCAAATGGTGCTTGGATGAACTCACAACCATTCTTCAATGCATGGAAGCCAGGAACTCAGTTCTGCCGGTCTTTTATCAGACAGATCCATCTGACGTCGGAAATCAACGGGGATGTTTTGCCGAAGCCTTCGCGGAGCATGAAGAAAAGTTGATCAGTATCGAAGGCAAAAAGAAGGTGCTCCAATGGAAAGCTGATCTAAAGCGAGTGTCCAAAATTTGTGGTTGGACTTCGAAGGAATCTAA GTGTGAAAGTGAGCTTATACAAAAAATCGTTAAAAGTGTGTGGAGGAAAGTGCAAGCTACACTCCCGTTGTTAGATTCCTCACAAAAATTAGTTGGGGTTAATTTTGGGCTTGGGCAACTAAGTTCTCTATTAGCTCATGATGTCAATGATGTACGCTTTATAGGGATAACGGGGATGGGTGGCATAGGTAAGACAACCCTTGCTAAGCTTGTTTATGATAGAATCTTTCATCATTTTGAAGTTCACTGCTTTCTCGGCAACCTTAGAGAGGTTTCTAATGTTGATCTTCAAAAAAGACTTCTTTTCCCGGTGTTGAGGGAAAAGATTGAAGAAATTTGGGATGAAGAGCGCGAAATCATTTTCACTAAGAAGTGCTTGCGCAACAAAAAAGTTCTTCTTGTACTTGATGATGTGGATCACATAAACCAGCTACAAGTACTAGCTGGAAACGAAGATTGGTTTGGCATGGGAAGTAGAATTATCATTACAACTAGAAATGAACGTCTGCTAGTCCAGCATGACATAACATTATGTCATAATGTCAAAGTGTTAGATAAAGGCGCAGCTCTTGCACTGTTTAGCCTTCATGCCTTTAAGAAAAATCTGCCCGAGGATGGGTTTTGGGAACTGTCAACGTATTTCATTAATTATGCTGGAGGCCTTCCATTAGCTCTTGAAACTTTGGGGTCAGCATTGTTTAAGAGAAGGCTAGACACTTGGAATAGTGTGTGGGATAATCTGTCAAAAACTCCTAATCCAGCAATTTTTGATAAACTTAAAATAAGTTATGATGGACTAGAAGAGTGGGAGAAGAGAATTTTTCTCGACGTTGCATGTTTCCACAAAGGGAAGTACACGAATGAAGTAATTAAAATGCTAGATAATTCTCTTGGAATCTCTAGTAGTAGTATGATAGATGTACTAATTGAGAGATCTCTCATCTATCAAGATCATGAAAACTGCATACGGATGCATGATTTGATTCAAGAAATGGCATGGACAGTTATTGTTCAAGAGTCTAAAGAGCCTGGTCAACGTAGTAGGTTGTGGCTTTACAATGACATTGATCATATATTCACGACGAATACG GAGCAATTGAAGCCATATCCTTACGCCTGCTCAAAGTAG